In the genome of Calditrichota bacterium, the window CCCATTTTTCTGCCAACTGGGCCTGAATGAGGCTGGTGTCCTGAAACTCGTCTACCAAAACCCACCGAAATTGGTCGGAAATCTTTTGAGCGATAACAGGATTCTCTTCAAGCAGGCGCATGACGTAAATTTGAAGATCATCGTAATCCAGAGCATTTAATTGGGCTTTTCGTCGCAGGTAATCCCGGTAAATGGCCTCCAGATGATCGAGGGACGGAACAAACCGGGGGTGCAGCTCAAGAACCGCTTCCCGCAGACTGATCAGCACATTTCCCATGTACGCGTAAAGGTCTGCAAGAGCTCTCGGGGCCAACACCTTGGGCTGTTTCTCTTTGGCGAAGTTTCGGGTTAAATATTCTCGGCGGGAAATCTTCAAGAGCGAAATGGAGTCGTCCCGATCGAGAATGGTAAAATTCGGTGCCACCCCCACATGCGAGCCGTAACGCCGCAGAAGACGGTTACACACATGATGAAACGTGCCTGCCAGCATGTCGGAAAGATCCCGGCGAACCAACGCCTGTGATCGGTGAATCATTTCGCGGGCCGCCCGCCGCGTAAACGTGACCAGCAGAATGTCCGTTGGCAGCATCCCGCTTTGAATCAAATGGGCCACTTTGTACGTAATGACGTGAGTTTTGCCGGAACCCGGACCGGCAATGACCAGACTCCTCCCCTGCGATTTGAGGACGGCCTCCCGCTGGTCGTCATCCAACCGGTCATAAAAAGAAGCGAGGGGCTTTCCCCGCTCTTTCAGGCGGTATGTTTTTCGGGCAACATTTTCAGTTTCCGGACTAAACACGAATCTGTTCCATTTTTACCGCCCCATCAATTTGTGGCGTCTTCGGCACGCCCGTTTCAAACCACATCCTCTTCACTGCCGCCGGTTCCGCCCTTTTTCATCTCGTAGGCTTCCCGCTCCGCTTCGTCAATCATCTGATCCAGTTCTTCTTTGTCCATTTCCTCGCCCAGTTCGCTTCCCATTTTTTTCATAAATTTTGCGATGGATTTCGGATCGTTTTCATCCAGGCCGCTCCAGGCACTCGGATCGGACAATTTTTCAAGCCGGTCCTCCTCCGACTGAAGGGTTGCAAATCGGGAAATTACCCGCTCCATTCGGCTGCTGCCGCACCAGCGACATTTCAATTCCCGCTTTTCATCCCGCTTTAAGAACAGGAAGTTGGTGCGCTTCCCGCAATCCAAACACCGGTATTCGTAAATTGGCATAACCCCTCACCTCTCTATTCTTTAACGCGTATAATTCAGAGATTTTTTGCCATAAAAATCCTACGTGGTTTATTTTGTAAATTCAGTTACCTATTTTTTAACCGTATAGAGAAGCCGCTCCCTGAGCGGAGTCGAAGGGAGCCTGGAATACTATCTTCCCCCGGTCGTTTCGACTCCGCTCAACGACCGTGCGTTCTCCAACCCCCAGGATTAGACGTAAAGACTATGACAACTAAAGCAAGTAGTTAATTGAAACATTGTTCAGTCTGCACGAATTTCCAGAAGCAAGGCATTCTTATCGATAGCCTCGCCCTGTTTCACCCCAATTGATTGGATCACCCCTGCAACCGGCGCCTTGATTTCATTCTCCATTTTCATGGCCTCAATGACCATGAGCCCCTGCCCTTTTTCAACAGAGGTCCCTTTTTCTACCGAAATCCGAACCACAAGCCCCGGCATGGGAGCATGGATCGGAACAACTCCTTCCGCTTTTGCATCGCTGTGTGTCAATTGTTTGAGAAGCCGTTTCCTTTCATCCTCGACTTTTGCCAGGTAGGACGCCCCTTCAATTCCGATTTGAAATGTTCCATTTTGCGGCTGGACCCAAACCTCGTAGCTTTGACCGTCCAAAAGAAGGGAATAAACCGACGAGTCACCAATCTTCTTAAAATCGACCGGGATGGGCTGGTTTTCCAAAATCAGCGTTGGACGGTCATGGTTGCCGTTTAGATCGAATTCATATTCCTTATCTTCAATAGTCACAAAATATTTCATGTTCACCTCATGTTCTGCGTACGACCCGCCACTTTCCAGGGACTTTCACAGGGACGGTGATTTTGAGAAACAGACACCTTTGACGGCACTTTCTCCTGAGAGACCAGTAAGGCGGCAATTGCTGCAATCTTCGAATGGTCCGCCGATTCGAATTTTCCCTCCCGGAATTCCTTTTCCACAAACCCCGTATCAAAATTTCCATCCTGAAATTTTTTATTTTGCATGACCATAACGCCAAAGGGGATCGTTGTCTGAATGCCGTAGATTCGATATTCTTTTAGCGCACGAACCATTCGGGCAATGGCTTCGTTTCGATCTTTTCCCCAGACAATGAGTTTGGAGAGAATCGGATCGTAAAAAAGGGATACTTCAACTCCCTCGTAAACGCCGCTGTCCTCTCGAATCCCCGGACCGCTGGGTGGACGAAGAAATTGAATTTTCCCCGCCGACGGCATAAAGTTGTTGGCCGGATCTTCGGCGTAAATCCGCACCTCGATGGCGTGTCCGTGCTGCCGGATTTCTTCCTGCGAGTAGCTCAAAGGAATTCCGGAAGCGATTTTTAACTGCTCTTTCACCAGATCGATTCCCGTTGTTTCTTCGGTTACCGGGTGCTCTACCTGGAGGCGCGTGTTCATTTCTAAAAAATAGTAATTGAGGTGTTTGTCCACCAAGAATTCAATGGTACCGGCATTCTGGTAACCGCAGGCCTGTGCGGCTTTAACGGCCGCCTCCCCCATTTTCGCACGCATTTCGGGGGTTAGCAGCACGGAAGGCGATTCTTCCACCACTTTTTGATGCCTTCGTTGAATGGAACATTCCCGCTCGCCCAGATGAATGACGTGTCCGAACTTGTCGGCCAGAATTTGAAACTCAATGTGCCGGGGATTTTCCAGATATTTTTCGATGTACACCCGGTCATCGCCAAATGCGGACCGGGCCTCGGATTGGGCTGTACGGAGCGCCGAATCGAAATCCTCTTTCCGGGATACGACCCGCATGCCTTTCCCGCCGCCTCCTGCAGCTGCTTTCAGCAGAACAGGGAATCCAATCTCTTCGGCCTTGGCCAACGCATCCGATTCATTTGAGATGGGCTCAAGCGTGCCGGGCACCGTGGGAACACCCGCCGCCTTCATTCGCTGGCGGGCCATGGTTTTGTCGCCCATCAGACGAATTGCCTCGGGCGGAGGGCCAATCCAGATCAACCCGGCTTTTTCCACGGCTTCGGCAAAATCCGCGTTCTCCGCCAGAAATCCGTACCCGGGGTGAACGGCATCGGCGCCCGCTTTTTTGGCCGTTGCAATCAGGCGGTCTCCGACCAGATAACTTTCGGTGGATGGTGCTTTTCCAACGGGGTAGGCCTCATCCGCCATTCGTGCGTGCAGACTCAGTCGATCTGCCTCCGAAAAAACAGCCACCGTTCGGATCCCCATTTCCCGGCACGCACGAATCACACGCACCGCAATTTCACCCCTGTTGGCAATTAAAACCTTGCGAATCACAGCATCTCCTTTTTTCGGTTCAACAAACGGGCCACTGCATTCATTGCCCCGCTTGTTCACATTCCGGAAAAACCATTTACAGGTCGCTTTCTTCCTCGAATGACGCCAGGGCATCCTCTACCGAAGAGAAGATTTCCAGAACGCGCCCCAATTGGGCAATGTCGATCAATTTTTGCACCTTTGGCTGAGGATTCACCAATTTGATTTGCCCCCCGTAGTTTTTTGAATTCCGTAATCCAAACAAAATAGCCCCCAAACCGGTACTGTCCAGAGAAGAAACATCTTTCAAATCCAGAACAACCTTCGGGGATTCCTCAACAAAAATGCGGAGAAATTCCTTTTTCAAATCGGACGCATTTGAGGCATCCAATTTGGGTTGATCGGGAGTGCACACCGTCACCTTTCCTATTCGCCGTGTTTTTAATTCCATGAGTTTGTCCTCATTTTACCATGATGGTTACAAATCGATTGTTTCCAAAATATTTCCGGGCCATCTGCTTCACATCGGCCGGACGAACCTGTTTCATCCGATCAAAAAGGTGCGTCCAGACCCGATAGTCCCCAAAGGCAAATTGACTGAGTCCTAAAAAATAGGCCTGATTTTCCCGGGGCAATTGCCGCATCACATAACGTCCGATAAGCATGTGAACGGCCTTTTGAACCTCTTTGTCCGTTAACTTCTGCCCGGGAAAATCGCGGATTTCTTTTAGCAGAGCCTTTTCCGCCTCAACGGCATTCTGCGGACGTGTTCCCATCGACGCCGCAAAATAGGGTAGTTTGTCTGCAATAACCGACGAACCAATGGAATACGCCCAACCCTTTTGTTCCCGCAGATGGAATGCGATTTGAGAGGAAAGGATGGCATTCGTCACCATCAGCGCCGGATAGTCGGCCGGATCAAACTGATTCAACGGTTTGCCCACAAGAATGTAGGACTGCCCCTTGCCGAGATTTTTTTCGATTCGGACAGGCCGTGTCAGGCGATTCAGTTTGGCCGAAACCACAGGCGCCTGCCTCCCGGTGGTCCATTTCCCGAAATTCTTTTTGACGATCGCCATCATTTGGTCCGCCGGGCGATTGGTCACAATCGTTAAAATCAAATTCCCCGGAGAAAAATAGGTTTTGTAGTAGGTCTCTAAATCCTTCAGTGTAATGGACCTGATTTCATTCGGCCGCCCCAACACCGGCCGAACCAAAAGAGAATCGGCAAAAATCCGTTCGGCAAAAAGCTTTCCCGCAAGAGAAC includes:
- a CDS encoding zinc ribbon domain-containing protein; this translates as MPIYEYRCLDCGKRTNFLFLKRDEKRELKCRWCGSSRMERVISRFATLQSEEDRLEKLSDPSAWSGLDENDPKSIAKFMKKMGSELGEEMDKEELDQMIDEAEREAYEMKKGGTGGSEEDVV
- a CDS encoding biotin/lipoyl-binding protein, whose product is MKYFVTIEDKEYEFDLNGNHDRPTLILENQPIPVDFKKIGDSSVYSLLLDGQSYEVWVQPQNGTFQIGIEGASYLAKVEDERKRLLKQLTHSDAKAEGVVPIHAPMPGLVVRISVEKGTSVEKGQGLMVIEAMKMENEIKAPVAGVIQSIGVKQGEAIDKNALLLEIRAD
- the accC gene encoding acetyl-CoA carboxylase biotin carboxylase subunit; amino-acid sequence: MPWRHSRKKATCKWFFRNVNKRGNECSGPFVEPKKGDAVIRKVLIANRGEIAVRVIRACREMGIRTVAVFSEADRLSLHARMADEAYPVGKAPSTESYLVGDRLIATAKKAGADAVHPGYGFLAENADFAEAVEKAGLIWIGPPPEAIRLMGDKTMARQRMKAAGVPTVPGTLEPISNESDALAKAEEIGFPVLLKAAAGGGGKGMRVVSRKEDFDSALRTAQSEARSAFGDDRVYIEKYLENPRHIEFQILADKFGHVIHLGERECSIQRRHQKVVEESPSVLLTPEMRAKMGEAAVKAAQACGYQNAGTIEFLVDKHLNYYFLEMNTRLQVEHPVTEETTGIDLVKEQLKIASGIPLSYSQEEIRQHGHAIEVRIYAEDPANNFMPSAGKIQFLRPPSGPGIREDSGVYEGVEVSLFYDPILSKLIVWGKDRNEAIARMVRALKEYRIYGIQTTIPFGVMVMQNKKFQDGNFDTGFVEKEFREGKFESADHSKIAAIAALLVSQEKVPSKVSVSQNHRPCESPWKVAGRTQNMR
- a CDS encoding STAS domain-containing protein, which encodes MELKTRRIGKVTVCTPDQPKLDASNASDLKKEFLRIFVEESPKVVLDLKDVSSLDSTGLGAILFGLRNSKNYGGQIKLVNPQPKVQKLIDIAQLGRVLEIFSSVEDALASFEEESDL